From Syngnathoides biaculeatus isolate LvHL_M chromosome 19, ASM1980259v1, whole genome shotgun sequence, a single genomic window includes:
- the lypla1 gene encoding acyl-protein thioesterase 1 isoform X2, with protein sequence MPVTLNMRLSMPSWFDIYGLSPEAEEDEAGIKRASDGVKAMIEQEVKNGIPSHRIILGGFSQGGALSLYTALTSQQRLAGVVALSCWLPLRDAFPQASAGGANKDVPVLQCHGDADPLVPFSFGSRTAEKLRGLLDPANVTFKAYPGLLHSACPEEMVDIKRFIEKQLPAISDE encoded by the exons ATGCCCGTCACCTTAAATATGCGACTGTCCATGCCTTCCTG GTTCGACATTTACGGCTTGAGTCCGGAAGCGGAAGAAGACGAGGCGGGCATCAAGAGAGCGTCGGACGGcg TGAAAGCCATGATAgagcaggaagtgaagaacgGAATTCCCTCGCATCGGATCATCCTGGGTGGATTCTCGCAG GGCGGCGCTTTGTCGCTGTACACGGCGCTGACGTCCCAGCAGAGGCTGGCCGGGGTGGTCGCCCTCAGCTGTTGGCTCCCGCTGCGCGACGCCTTCCCTCAG GCGTCGGCGGGCGGCGCCAACAAGGACGTGCCCGTGCTGCAGTGCCACGGCGACGCCGACCCCCTGGTGCCCTTCTCCTTCGGGAGCCGCACGGCGGAAAAGCTGCGCGGCCTCCTGGACCCCGCCAACGTCACCTTCAAGGCTTACCCGGGCCTGCTGCACAGCGCCTGTCCGGAG GAGATGGTGGACATCAAGCGCTTCATTGAGAAGCAGCTGCCCGCCATCAGCGACGAATGA
- the LOC133493068 gene encoding regulator of G-protein signaling 20 isoform X1: MRKRQQMQVHQEAAASVLHARHGMGDGSGNAPGNACCFCWCCCCSCSCLTVRGEDETIQRSTCDRRTDGASNGEESPKPTLEDARSWTASFEKVMKSAAGRGCFRQFLRTEFSEENMMFWLACEELKKETNKTVVEEKVRQIYEDFISILSPKEVSLDSRVRDVINRNMLEPTSHTFDDAQQQIYTLMQRDSYPRYINSAAYTDLLKSLEEPAPPPPPPPPPKP; this comes from the exons ATGCGCAAGAGGCAGCAGATGCAGGTGCACCAAGAAGCCGCCGCCAGCGTCCTCCACGCCCGCCACGGGATGGGCGACGGCTCCGGCAACGCCCCCGGCAACGCCTGCTGCttctgctggtgctgctgctgcagctgctcctg TTTAACTGTTAGAGGCGAGGACGAGACGATCCAGAGGTCCACTTGCGACCGCAGGACCGACGGCGCCAGTAACGGCGAAGAAAG CCCCAAGCCCACGCTGGAGGACGCTCGTTCCTGGACCGCGTCGTTCGAGAAGGTGATGAAGAGCGCGGCGGGGCGCGGCTGCTTTCGCCAGTTCCTGCGCACAGAGTTCAGCGAGGAGAACATGATGTTCTGGCTGGCCTGCGAGGAGCTCAAGAAGGAGACCAACAAGACGGTGGTGGAGGAGAAAGTACGGCAAATATACGAGGACTTCATCTCCATCCTTTCCCCGAAGGAG GTCAGCCTGGATTCTCGCGTCCGCGACGTGATCAACCGCAACATGCTGGAGCCCACCTCGCACACCTTCGACGACGCCCAGCAGCAGATCTACACGCTGATGCAGAGAGACTCGTACCCGCGCTACATCAACTCCGCCGCCTACACCGATCTGCTCAAGAGCCTGGAGGAGCcggcccccccgccgccgccaccccCGCCTCCCAAGCCGTAG
- the lypla1 gene encoding acyl-protein thioesterase 1 isoform X1: MCGNNMSAPLPAIVPAARKATAAVIFLHGLGDTGHGWAEAFGGIRIPHVKYICPHAPVMPVTLNMRLSMPSWFDIYGLSPEAEEDEAGIKRASDGVKAMIEQEVKNGIPSHRIILGGFSQGGALSLYTALTSQQRLAGVVALSCWLPLRDAFPQASAGGANKDVPVLQCHGDADPLVPFSFGSRTAEKLRGLLDPANVTFKAYPGLLHSACPEEMVDIKRFIEKQLPAISDE; encoded by the exons ATGTGCGGTAATAACATGTCGGCGCCTCTACCTGCCATCGTGCCTGCTGCCCGCAAAGCCACCGCGGCG gttatTTTTCTGCACGGCCTCGGTGACACAGG GCACGGCTGGGCAGAAGCGTTCGGCGGGATCCGGATACCTCACGTCAAGTACATTTGTCCACACGC CCCCGTCATGCCCGTCACCTTAAATATGCGACTGTCCATGCCTTCCTG GTTCGACATTTACGGCTTGAGTCCGGAAGCGGAAGAAGACGAGGCGGGCATCAAGAGAGCGTCGGACGGcg TGAAAGCCATGATAgagcaggaagtgaagaacgGAATTCCCTCGCATCGGATCATCCTGGGTGGATTCTCGCAG GGCGGCGCTTTGTCGCTGTACACGGCGCTGACGTCCCAGCAGAGGCTGGCCGGGGTGGTCGCCCTCAGCTGTTGGCTCCCGCTGCGCGACGCCTTCCCTCAG GCGTCGGCGGGCGGCGCCAACAAGGACGTGCCCGTGCTGCAGTGCCACGGCGACGCCGACCCCCTGGTGCCCTTCTCCTTCGGGAGCCGCACGGCGGAAAAGCTGCGCGGCCTCCTGGACCCCGCCAACGTCACCTTCAAGGCTTACCCGGGCCTGCTGCACAGCGCCTGTCCGGAG GAGATGGTGGACATCAAGCGCTTCATTGAGAAGCAGCTGCCCGCCATCAGCGACGAATGA
- the LOC133493070 gene encoding charged multivesicular body protein 5-like → MNRIFGKGKPKAPPPNLSDCINTVDSRGESVDKKIAKLDAELVKYKDQMKKMRDGPSKNMVKQKAMRILKQKRMYEGQRDNLMQQSFNMEQANYTIQTLKDTKTTVDAMKVGLKDMKKAYKHVKIDQIENIQDQLEDMMEDANDIQEALGRSYGTPEIDEDDLEAELSALGDEFLMDEDTSYLDEASSAPSIPEGLPGSRSTRDGVLVDEFGLPQIPAT, encoded by the exons atgAATCGTATATTCGGCAAGGGGAAACCCAAGGCTCCGCCGCCGAACCTCTCGGACTGCATCAATACC GTGGATTCCCGGGGCGAGTCCGTGGATAAGAAAATCGCCAAACTGGACGCCGAGTTGGTCAAGTACAAGGACCAGATGAAGAAGATGCGAGACGGACCGTCAAAG AACATGGTCAAACAGAAGGCCATGAGGATCCTCAAGCAGAAGAGAAT GTACGAGGGCCAGCGCGACAACCTCATGCAGCAGTCGTTCAACATGGAACAAGCCAACTACACCATCCAAACCCTGAAAGACACCAAAACCACA GTGGACGCCATGAAGGTCGGTCTGAAAGACATGAAGAAAGCCTACAAGCACGTCAAAATTGATCAAATCGAG AACATTCAAGACCAGCTGGAGGACATGATGGAGGACGCCAACGACATCCAGGAGGCGCTGGGCCGCAGCTACGGCACGCCAGAGATAGACGAAGATGACCTGGAAGCGG AACTGAGCGCCCTCGGGGACGAGTTCCTGATGGACGAGGACACGTCCTACTTGGACGAAGCCTCCTCGGCGCCGTCCATCCCCGAAGGCCTCCCGGGCTCCAGGTCCACAAGG GACGGCGTCTTGGTGGATGAGTTCGGACTCCCGCAGATTCCCGCCACATAA
- the LOC133493068 gene encoding regulator of G-protein signaling 20 isoform X2, whose amino-acid sequence MVTHLTVRGEDETIQRSTCDRRTDGASNGEESPKPTLEDARSWTASFEKVMKSAAGRGCFRQFLRTEFSEENMMFWLACEELKKETNKTVVEEKVRQIYEDFISILSPKEVSLDSRVRDVINRNMLEPTSHTFDDAQQQIYTLMQRDSYPRYINSAAYTDLLKSLEEPAPPPPPPPPPKP is encoded by the exons ATGGTGACACA TTTAACTGTTAGAGGCGAGGACGAGACGATCCAGAGGTCCACTTGCGACCGCAGGACCGACGGCGCCAGTAACGGCGAAGAAAG CCCCAAGCCCACGCTGGAGGACGCTCGTTCCTGGACCGCGTCGTTCGAGAAGGTGATGAAGAGCGCGGCGGGGCGCGGCTGCTTTCGCCAGTTCCTGCGCACAGAGTTCAGCGAGGAGAACATGATGTTCTGGCTGGCCTGCGAGGAGCTCAAGAAGGAGACCAACAAGACGGTGGTGGAGGAGAAAGTACGGCAAATATACGAGGACTTCATCTCCATCCTTTCCCCGAAGGAG GTCAGCCTGGATTCTCGCGTCCGCGACGTGATCAACCGCAACATGCTGGAGCCCACCTCGCACACCTTCGACGACGCCCAGCAGCAGATCTACACGCTGATGCAGAGAGACTCGTACCCGCGCTACATCAACTCCGCCGCCTACACCGATCTGCTCAAGAGCCTGGAGGAGCcggcccccccgccgccgccaccccCGCCTCCCAAGCCGTAG
- the LOC133493065 gene encoding delta-type opioid receptor-like has translation MESAGPAEMAAGNASWWRRNATLADGGEDGWDQEGLSPVIPAITAVYSLVFVVGLLGNCLVMYVIVRYTKMKTATNIYIFNLALGDALVTTTMPFQSTDYLLNTWPFGQVVCKVFIAIDYYNMFTSIFTLTMMSVDRYVAVCHPVKALDFRTPVKAKAINVCIWILSSAAGIPAFVLGGTQTNLGITECALQFPEPYVYWDTLMKMCVFVFAFVVPVLIITVCYSLMLLRLKSVRMLSGSRVKDRNLRRITRLVLVVVAVFVVCWTPIHIFILVKVLTSVPETTAIMAAYFFCVALGYTNSSLNPILYAFLDENFKRCFKDFCVSARLRREKGKSKKAALEAVQEAAMPLRNPDENSKPT, from the exons ATGGAAAGCGCCGGTCCGGCAGAGATGGCCGCCGGCAACGCTTCGTGGTGGAGGCGCAACGCGACCCTCGCCGACGGGGGGGAGGACGGCTGGGACCAGGAGGGCTTGTCGCCCGTCATCCCCGCCATCACCGCCGTCTACTCGCTCGTCTTCGTGGTGGGGCTGCTGGGGAACTGCCTGGTCATGTACGTCATCGTCAG GTACACCAAGATGAAGACGGCcaccaatatttacatttttaatctgGCCCTGGGCGACGCGCTGGTCACCACCACCATGCCCTTCCAGAGCACCGACTACCTACTCAACACGTGGCCCTTCGGCCAGGTGGTCTGCAAGGTCTTCATCGCCATCGACTACTACAACATGTTCACCAGTATCTTCACGCTCACCATGATGAGCGTGGACCGCTACGTGGCCGTGTGCCACCCGGTCAAGGCGCTCGACTTCCGGACGCCCGTCAAGGCCAAGGCGATCAACGTGTGCATCTGGATCCTGTCTTCGGCTGCCGGCATTCCCGCTTTTGTCCTGGGCGGAACGCAGACAAACCTCG GCATCACTGAGTGCGCCTTACAGTTCCCTGAGCCATACGTATACTGGGACACCCTGATGAAGATGTGTGTGTTCGTGTTCGCCTTTGTGGTCCCGGTTCTGATCATCACTGTGTGCTACTCCCTGATGCTCCTCCGTCTCAAGAGCGTCCGGATGCTGTCTGGCTCGCGGGTGAAGGACAGAAACCTGCGCCGCATCACCCGActggtgctggtggtggtggctGTCTTCGTGGTGTGCTGGACCCCCATCCACATCTTCATCCTGGTCAAGGTGCTGACCAGCGTGCCCGAGACCACAGCCATCATGGCCGCATACTTCTTCTGTGTGGCTCTAGGCTACACTAACAGTAGCCTCAACCCCATCCTCTACGCCTTCCTGGACGAGAACTTCAAGCGCTGTTTCAAGGATTTCTGCGTTTCAGCTAGGCTGAGGCGGGAGAAAGGCAAGAGTAAGAAGGCCGCCCTGGAGGCCGTGCAAGAGGCTGCCATGCCGCTGCGAAACCCGGATGAAAACAGTAAGCCCACATGA